In the genome of Fervidobacterium gondwanense DSM 13020, one region contains:
- the dapA gene encoding 4-hydroxy-tetrahydrodipicolinate synthase, with protein MFEGVGTAIVTPFKNGEVDYEAYRNLVRWQVESGVKAIIVAGTTGEGATLTIEERERLIQITKEICEGKAQVIVGTGTNDTHKSLELSLSAEKNGADAVLIVTPYYNKPTQEGLYAHYKYLSERITLPIIIYNVPSRTGVNIAPETVARLAAECRNVKAIKEANLDITQADEIYRLTKNLDFYIYSGNDDRAFHMICAGAKGVISVASNVVPKEMVEMVEALFRGELQNALNLHVRLIPLFKVLFIETNPMPVKGALHIMERIQNEFRLPLVPPKESTMEKLRAALRELGVIS; from the coding sequence AGTTGAAAGCGGAGTAAAGGCAATAATCGTTGCAGGAACCACAGGCGAAGGGGCGACTTTGACTATCGAAGAGAGGGAGCGATTGATTCAGATAACTAAGGAAATCTGCGAAGGTAAAGCACAGGTAATTGTTGGAACAGGAACGAACGATACGCATAAATCTTTGGAATTATCGCTGAGTGCGGAAAAAAACGGTGCAGATGCGGTACTCATAGTCACTCCGTATTACAACAAACCAACTCAAGAAGGACTGTATGCTCACTATAAGTACTTATCCGAAAGAATAACTCTGCCAATAATAATCTACAACGTACCTTCAAGAACTGGAGTAAACATCGCACCAGAAACCGTTGCAAGGCTTGCGGCGGAGTGCAGGAATGTAAAGGCAATAAAAGAAGCCAATCTGGATATTACTCAGGCTGATGAGATATACAGGCTAACTAAAAACCTTGATTTCTACATATACTCAGGTAACGATGATAGAGCATTCCACATGATATGCGCCGGTGCAAAGGGCGTTATTTCTGTTGCATCGAACGTTGTGCCAAAGGAAATGGTTGAAATGGTTGAAGCTTTATTCAGAGGAGAATTACAGAACGCTCTGAATTTGCATGTTAGATTGATTCCACTCTTCAAAGTCCTGTTCATAGAAACAAACCCGATGCCAGTTAAGGGAGCGCTTCATATCATGGAAAGAATCCAAAACGAATTCAGACTCCCTCTCGTGCCACCGAAAGAATCAACTATGGAAAAGCTTAGAGCAGCTCTGAGAGAACTGGGAGTGATATCATGA
- a CDS encoding 4-hydroxy-tetrahydrodipicolinate reductase: MIGLKYGIVGFRGKMGREIFEYFSTFGDECVLKKDVDSFEQTDTPQVIIDFSSPSALEETVKLCREHKIALVLGTTALEERHFEMLRELANEVPVVQSYNFSTGINILRKILREYTRYFSDWDAAMVEIHHTQKKDAPSGTAKMLRNDMNRDIPISSLRIGGVFGEHTVIFSNAGEVVEIKHSALSRRAFSIGVRHAALFTLKKQKGFYSYEDVLNENLR; this comes from the coding sequence ATGATCGGTCTAAAATACGGCATCGTTGGTTTCCGCGGAAAGATGGGAAGGGAGATTTTCGAGTATTTTTCAACGTTTGGCGATGAGTGTGTGCTTAAGAAGGATGTTGATTCATTCGAGCAAACAGACACACCGCAGGTGATAATAGACTTTTCCTCTCCAAGCGCTTTGGAAGAGACTGTAAAACTTTGCAGAGAACACAAGATTGCTCTTGTACTTGGGACAACAGCTTTGGAAGAAAGGCACTTCGAAATGCTAAGAGAATTGGCAAATGAGGTTCCAGTCGTCCAAAGTTACAACTTCTCAACGGGAATAAATATTTTGCGCAAGATTCTTAGAGAATATACTCGCTATTTTTCAGATTGGGATGCTGCTATGGTTGAGATACACCACACCCAGAAGAAAGACGCACCATCTGGAACTGCAAAGATGTTAAGAAACGATATGAATAGAGACATTCCAATAAGTTCGTTGAGAATCGGCGGTGTTTTCGGTGAACATACCGTGATTTTCTCGAACGCAGGAGAGGTAGTAGAAATTAAACACAGTGCACTATCAAGAAGGGCTTTTTCAATAGGAGTTAGACATGCAGCGCTTTTCACTTTGAAAAAGCAAAAGGGTTTTTATTCGTACGAAGATGTATTAAATGAGAATTTACGTTAG
- the dapD gene encoding 2,3,4,5-tetrahydropyridine-2,6-dicarboxylate N-acetyltransferase, giving the protein MTSEEIIEIIAKSKKKTIVRVYISGELSSIDWGKYNTNGEFDIISGADFGILIGDFESISNVLKDEKIKSYKIEYIARNSAIPLVDISKFNARIEPGAIIREYVEIGDKAVIMMGAVINLGATIGEGTMIDMNAVIGARARIGKYCHIGAGAVVAGVVEPPSASPVVIEDHVMVGANAVILEGVRVGHHSVVAAGAVVVNDVEPYTVVAGVPARVVKKVDEKTASKTQILESLRELNK; this is encoded by the coding sequence CTGACCAGCGAAGAGATTATTGAAATTATTGCAAAGAGCAAAAAGAAGACCATAGTGCGAGTCTACATTTCAGGTGAGTTGTCTTCTATCGACTGGGGTAAGTACAATACCAACGGAGAATTTGATATCATTTCGGGTGCAGATTTTGGTATTCTAATTGGAGATTTCGAGTCCATTTCAAACGTTCTTAAAGATGAGAAGATAAAGAGTTACAAGATTGAATACATTGCGAGAAATTCCGCAATTCCGCTTGTTGATATTTCGAAATTCAATGCCCGTATTGAACCAGGTGCTATTATCAGAGAATACGTGGAGATCGGTGACAAAGCTGTTATCATGATGGGTGCAGTTATCAATCTTGGTGCGACAATAGGCGAAGGCACGATGATTGATATGAATGCTGTCATAGGTGCGAGGGCTCGAATTGGAAAGTATTGTCATATCGGTGCGGGTGCCGTTGTTGCAGGTGTTGTTGAACCACCGAGCGCATCACCAGTTGTCATAGAAGACCACGTAATGGTTGGTGCGAATGCTGTTATCCTCGAAGGAGTCAGGGTTGGACACCATTCGGTAGTGGCGGCAGGTGCGGTGGTAGTGAATGATGTAGAACCTTACACAGTCGTTGCAGGCGTTCCCGCAAGGGTTGTCAAAAAAGTTGATGAAAAGACGGCAAGCAAGACGCAGATATTGGAAAGTTTGAGAGAGCTGAATAAATAA
- a CDS encoding aspartate kinase, with translation MGTKTSSSSVINSVIVQKYGGSSVADVDRIRNVANRIAKRVREGHKVVTVVSAMGKTTDNLISMAKSLVPKPDERELDMLLTTGEQISCALVAMALKDIGINAISLNAFQIRVLTTRHHTNARIMDIDEKRLKKYLQEHDVLVITGFQGITEDEHLTTLGRGGSDTSAVALAAKLGCDCEIYSDVAGVYTCDPKLYPQTKKLKYITYDDMLELAATGAKVLHSRSVEIAKKYNVRVYCGSSFSDEEGTWVVGTLPEWLEEPLVTGVSLDRNQVKVSIMDLPNDANIISDIFKRVAEKGINVDMISLVKNGTSTHLSFTVVPDRVEKIKDLLDDTLSVYGAKYHFYGQFAKITVVGTGMRSHYGVASKFLEVISKNGIEPEIITTSEIKISVLVPEEKAEELMKNICEEFDL, from the coding sequence TTGGGCACAAAGACATCGTCAAGTTCAGTGATTAATAGTGTGATAGTACAAAAGTATGGCGGTTCATCGGTTGCGGATGTCGATAGAATTAGAAACGTGGCAAACAGAATTGCTAAGAGAGTCAGAGAAGGGCACAAAGTAGTTACCGTTGTTTCTGCCATGGGCAAGACTACTGATAACCTCATCAGCATGGCAAAGAGTTTGGTTCCAAAACCAGATGAGCGAGAGTTGGATATGCTTCTGACTACTGGAGAGCAAATATCATGCGCACTTGTTGCTATGGCACTGAAGGATATTGGGATAAATGCCATCTCGCTTAATGCGTTCCAGATACGCGTCCTTACGACAAGGCACCACACAAATGCAAGGATAATGGATATAGACGAAAAAAGGCTCAAGAAATACTTGCAGGAACACGATGTGCTTGTTATCACTGGATTCCAGGGTATAACCGAAGACGAGCACTTAACTACGTTGGGAAGAGGTGGTTCGGACACTTCAGCTGTGGCGTTGGCAGCAAAACTTGGGTGCGACTGTGAAATTTACAGCGATGTGGCAGGAGTTTATACGTGCGATCCAAAGCTCTATCCCCAAACTAAGAAACTTAAGTACATTACATACGATGATATGTTAGAACTTGCCGCAACGGGTGCAAAGGTGTTGCACTCAAGGTCAGTTGAGATAGCTAAGAAATATAACGTAAGGGTATATTGTGGTTCATCATTTTCTGATGAGGAGGGAACTTGGGTGGTAGGAACGTTACCAGAATGGTTAGAAGAACCTCTTGTTACAGGGGTAAGCTTGGACAGAAATCAAGTTAAGGTATCTATAATGGACCTTCCGAATGATGCAAACATAATTTCGGATATATTCAAAAGAGTTGCTGAGAAAGGTATCAACGTCGACATGATTTCGCTTGTAAAGAACGGAACATCGACCCACTTATCATTCACCGTCGTTCCAGATAGGGTTGAGAAGATAAAAGATTTACTCGATGACACACTTTCAGTGTACGGTGCAAAGTACCACTTCTACGGTCAATTCGCCAAAATCACTGTGGTGGGTACAGGTATGCGCTCGCATTACGGTGTTGCTTCGAAGTTTCTCGAGGTTATTTCAAAAAACGGCATTGAACCTGAGATTATAACAACATCTGAGATAAAGATTTCTGTGTTGGTTCCTGAAGAGAAGGCGGAGGAACTTATGAAAAACATCTGCGAAGAGTTCGATCTCTGA
- a CDS encoding aspartate aminotransferase family protein, protein MSNSNCTYIANTYKRYPISISHAKGIYVWDTAGNLYIDTFMGIGVLLFGHNHDKVIEAMKNKIERYVHLSNFFLDEDACFIAERLVKEVGVNGKVFFTNSGAESTECALKVVRKVRKNGKIVSFVKNFHGRTLQALSVTGFDNIRAQFVNSEDVVFLPYDIKVVREFFENEKSISAVFIETVHGSGGLNVIPEEIVDIINEYKNKFGYIVVADEVQSGLGRTGKFYAYKHFNINPDIVTVAKGIGGGLPLGACIMLGDYSNVFEVGEHGSTFAPNPVALAAGKAVLEMIVDETLDNVKKMGELFKEKFSEFGEIYGMGLMRGVKMKGEALKVEEFIDNGLLVNVLSSGVIRFLLPLNITEEEIEEIHVRFRKTLNNY, encoded by the coding sequence ATGAGTAATAGCAACTGCACTTATATCGCTAACACTTACAAGAGATATCCAATATCCATATCCCACGCCAAAGGTATCTACGTCTGGGATACAGCGGGAAATTTGTACATAGACACATTCATGGGGATTGGCGTTCTTCTTTTCGGACATAATCATGATAAGGTTATTGAAGCTATGAAAAACAAGATTGAAAGGTACGTTCACCTATCAAATTTCTTTCTTGACGAAGATGCTTGTTTCATCGCCGAGCGTTTGGTGAAAGAGGTTGGTGTCAATGGAAAGGTATTTTTTACAAATTCTGGCGCAGAAAGTACCGAGTGTGCGTTGAAGGTTGTTCGAAAAGTCAGGAAAAACGGAAAAATTGTCTCGTTTGTCAAAAACTTCCACGGAAGAACGCTTCAAGCACTGAGCGTTACAGGATTTGATAACATAAGAGCGCAGTTTGTAAACAGCGAAGATGTTGTATTCCTACCCTACGATATTAAAGTAGTAAGAGAATTTTTTGAGAACGAGAAATCTATCTCTGCCGTTTTCATTGAGACTGTCCACGGGAGTGGTGGGTTGAATGTTATTCCAGAAGAGATTGTTGATATTATAAACGAATACAAAAACAAATTCGGATATATTGTTGTTGCAGACGAAGTACAAAGTGGGCTTGGTAGAACTGGAAAGTTCTACGCTTACAAGCACTTTAATATTAACCCCGATATCGTAACGGTTGCAAAGGGTATCGGTGGTGGATTACCTCTTGGAGCCTGCATCATGCTTGGAGACTACTCTAATGTGTTCGAGGTCGGCGAACACGGTTCAACTTTTGCGCCTAACCCTGTAGCATTAGCAGCAGGGAAGGCAGTTTTGGAGATGATAGTTGATGAAACACTTGATAATGTCAAAAAAATGGGAGAGTTATTCAAAGAGAAGTTCTCAGAATTTGGTGAAATATACGGAATGGGACTTATGAGAGGTGTGAAAATGAAAGGTGAAGCACTCAAGGTAGAAGAATTCATAGACAATGGACTGCTTGTTAATGTTTTGAGCAGTGGTGTAATCAGATTCCTTCTACCACTTAATATAACGGAAGAAGAAATTGAAGAAATCCACGTAAGATTTAGAAAAACATTGAATAATTATTGA
- a CDS encoding energy-coupling factor transporter transmembrane component T family protein: MKLTIGKYIPKNSLIHSLDPRAKLFVVLLQVTSIMLVKDLIGYIIPVSLFIILMIMSKIKPVVYLRSLRSLWFLIVFAAVIQYFVSGFVMSLYIALRLSLIFLFASMYTYTTPPLLTARGIVDILKFFRVSEEKREDFGMMLAISIRFIPILLDEADRIIKAQISRGAKYSEKGLKNKLSAMTSIIIPLLVSSLRKAEELSLALQARKYGIGKRNHYYTLGWTKNDTFYLVLNAVVLFGVVVLRFQ, translated from the coding sequence TTGAAACTGACAATTGGTAAATACATTCCTAAGAATTCTCTTATACATAGCTTAGACCCTCGGGCTAAGTTGTTTGTTGTTCTTTTACAAGTAACATCTATCATGTTGGTCAAGGATTTGATAGGTTATATTATACCAGTGTCACTCTTTATTATCTTGATGATTATGTCTAAGATAAAACCCGTTGTTTATTTGAGAAGTTTGAGAAGTTTGTGGTTTTTAATAGTCTTTGCCGCAGTGATACAATATTTTGTTTCAGGTTTTGTGATGAGTCTTTACATCGCTTTGAGGCTTTCCCTTATCTTTCTTTTTGCCTCTATGTACACCTACACAACCCCACCGTTGTTAACTGCGCGCGGAATAGTCGATATTTTGAAATTCTTTCGTGTAAGTGAAGAGAAGCGGGAAGATTTTGGTATGATGCTTGCGATATCTATAAGGTTCATACCTATTTTGCTTGATGAGGCTGATAGGATAATAAAAGCTCAAATTTCACGCGGGGCTAAGTACTCAGAAAAGGGATTGAAGAATAAGCTCTCGGCAATGACAAGCATAATAATTCCGTTGCTTGTTTCGTCTCTGAGAAAAGCTGAAGAGCTATCATTAGCTCTTCAGGCAAGAAAATATGGCATTGGAAAGAGAAATCATTATTATACTCTCGGGTGGACTAAAAATGATACATTTTATCTGGTGTTAAATGCGGTGGTTCTTTTTGGCGTAGTGGTTTTAAGATTTCAATAA
- a CDS encoding SAM hydrolase/SAM-dependent halogenase family protein: MIAFMTDWGNSHYVGICKGVMRQITDAEILDLTHNISPYNVREAMYILDRSVDYFPEKTVFLIVVDFGVGTARKAIAVETDKYYFVAPDNGILTLVLERHIPRKIVDLVNKKYHFGTSRTFHGRDIFSPAAAYITKGIFDELGTRLPNYATLPYRKAHLTPNGAYGEVAYFDRFGNIETNIPFSWIAEKDAVKINVGKKTYEVPVVETYADVDEGELLVHEDSTGYVEIAVNKGIAREKLKCFEGNELEILF; encoded by the coding sequence ATGATAGCATTTATGACCGACTGGGGCAATTCGCACTATGTTGGCATCTGTAAGGGTGTTATGAGACAAATCACAGATGCGGAAATACTTGACTTAACACACAATATCTCGCCATATAACGTACGGGAGGCAATGTATATACTCGATAGAAGTGTCGATTACTTTCCGGAAAAAACGGTATTTTTAATCGTTGTCGATTTTGGCGTCGGTACTGCAAGAAAGGCAATCGCCGTTGAAACAGATAAATACTATTTCGTTGCACCTGATAATGGGATTTTGACACTCGTTCTTGAAAGGCACATTCCAAGAAAGATAGTTGATTTGGTCAACAAAAAATACCATTTTGGAACATCGAGAACGTTCCACGGCAGGGATATTTTCTCACCAGCTGCAGCCTACATAACGAAAGGTATATTCGATGAGCTTGGAACGAGATTGCCTAACTACGCTACACTGCCTTACAGAAAAGCTCACCTTACACCAAATGGTGCATACGGAGAAGTTGCGTATTTTGACCGTTTTGGAAATATCGAGACAAATATTCCATTCAGTTGGATTGCGGAGAAGGACGCTGTTAAAATAAACGTCGGAAAGAAAACGTATGAAGTTCCGGTTGTTGAAACGTACGCCGATGTAGACGAAGGCGAGTTACTTGTACACGAAGATAGCACCGGGTATGTTGAAATTGCGGTCAATAAAGGCATCGCTCGAGAAAAACTGAAGTGTTTCGAAGGGAATGAACTGGAGATACTCTTTTGA
- a CDS encoding M20 family metallopeptidase produces the protein MLSPIELRHELHMSPELAFNEYNTQKILSEALKELGVEFHPIAKTGLAVLIQREPTAPSVLYRADMDALPIKEETRWEYCSRNEGLMHACGHDIHMSVMYGVIKKITEDDIPGNYVFIYQPAEETIGGAKYVLDEMRERYKVKYATALHVTDEYRLGEFASTNGTLFACAMEITAKFKGLSAHIAQKEKGIDAIKNAVAFTSEFYQNPIDNNEKGRRVLAGFGKMFGGNVRNAVADYAQVEGSIRGETLEIVIENFERLKVLAEKYSGTLERGSLYPPVINNEKLFELFKDYASNNGTFIDCGMKYTGEDFGFFTMKYPSLMFWAGVRTSEEVWGLHNPKFLPDDCVIPHLVDFMVEWLMLLSNNV, from the coding sequence ATGCTCTCGCCCATCGAACTGAGACACGAGTTACACATGTCTCCAGAGCTCGCATTCAATGAGTACAATACCCAAAAAATTCTATCGGAAGCGCTTAAAGAACTCGGTGTAGAATTTCACCCCATTGCAAAAACCGGATTGGCCGTCTTGATTCAGAGAGAGCCAACCGCGCCTTCTGTTCTATATAGAGCAGATATGGATGCATTGCCTATAAAGGAAGAAACCAGGTGGGAATACTGCTCGAGGAATGAAGGTTTAATGCATGCATGCGGGCACGATATCCACATGTCGGTGATGTACGGTGTTATCAAGAAGATCACTGAAGACGATATCCCAGGCAATTATGTATTCATTTACCAACCAGCAGAAGAAACAATCGGTGGGGCAAAGTATGTACTAGATGAGATGAGAGAAAGATACAAGGTTAAATACGCAACTGCCCTACATGTGACTGATGAATATAGACTTGGTGAGTTCGCCTCCACAAATGGCACTCTCTTTGCATGTGCCATGGAGATAACTGCGAAGTTCAAGGGGCTCTCTGCTCATATCGCACAAAAAGAAAAGGGAATTGATGCGATAAAGAATGCTGTAGCATTTACGTCTGAATTCTATCAAAATCCGATAGATAACAATGAGAAAGGTAGAAGAGTTCTTGCAGGATTTGGAAAGATGTTCGGTGGAAACGTCAGAAATGCCGTGGCAGATTATGCACAAGTCGAAGGTTCAATCCGAGGAGAAACTTTGGAAATTGTTATCGAAAACTTCGAAAGGCTCAAAGTTCTTGCAGAAAAGTATAGTGGTACTTTGGAAAGGGGAAGTCTTTATCCGCCAGTAATAAACAACGAGAAGCTCTTCGAACTTTTCAAAGATTACGCTTCAAATAATGGAACTTTCATAGATTGCGGCATGAAATATACTGGTGAAGATTTCGGCTTTTTCACGATGAAATATCCCTCGCTGATGTTCTGGGCTGGTGTGAGGACCAGCGAAGAGGTTTGGGGACTTCACAATCCGAAATTCCTTCCTGATGATTGTGTTATTCCACATTTGGTTGATTTCATGGTTGAATGGTTGATGTTATTAAGTAATAATGTTTGA